A window of Xylophilus sp. GW821-FHT01B05 contains these coding sequences:
- the nadB gene encoding L-aspartate oxidase, with translation MNSSSFDVLIVGSGLAGLSAALHLAPRHRVAVLTKGVLAEGSSQWAQGGIAAVLAEGDSVDEHLQDTLIAGAGLCDTAAARFVVEQAPAAIAWLETLGVPFSREDGALHLTREGGHSQRRIVHAADATGAAVQRTLIERVRATPGITLLEGHVLVDLITDGTGSSRRCVGLHALDTATDRVATFGARQVVLATGGAGKVYLYTTNPDSATGDGIAAAWRAGCRVANMEFMQFHPTCLHHPHAKSFLISEALRGEGGQLVLPASAGGTRFMPAHDARAELAPRDIVARAIDFEMKKHGLDCVYLDISHQSPAFLHEHFPTILARCAELGIDITKEPIPVVPAAHYTCGGVQTDLDGRTDLAGLYAIGETACTGLHGANRLASNSLVECMVFARAAATAIDASPAAAPPAQHPWDDSQVTDADESVVISHNWDELRRFMWDYVGIVRTNKRLERAAHRIALLAAEIHEFYANFHVSRDLLELRNLVQVADLIVRSAQARHESRGLHFSRDYPDTAAAAMPTVLTP, from the coding sequence ATGAATTCTTCAAGTTTCGATGTCCTGATCGTCGGCAGCGGCCTCGCCGGCCTGTCGGCCGCGCTGCACCTGGCGCCACGGCACCGCGTAGCGGTGCTGACCAAGGGCGTGCTGGCCGAGGGCTCCAGCCAGTGGGCGCAGGGCGGCATCGCCGCCGTGCTGGCCGAGGGCGACAGCGTGGACGAGCACCTGCAAGACACGCTCATCGCCGGTGCCGGCCTGTGCGATACCGCTGCGGCGCGCTTCGTGGTCGAGCAGGCGCCCGCCGCCATCGCCTGGCTGGAGACACTGGGCGTGCCCTTCTCGCGTGAAGACGGCGCGCTGCACCTCACGCGCGAAGGCGGCCACAGCCAGCGCCGCATCGTGCATGCCGCCGACGCCACCGGCGCCGCCGTGCAGCGCACGCTGATAGAGCGCGTGCGCGCCACGCCCGGCATCACCCTGCTTGAAGGCCACGTACTGGTGGACCTGATTACCGACGGCACGGGCAGCAGCCGCCGCTGCGTGGGCCTGCATGCGCTGGACACGGCCACCGACCGGGTCGCCACCTTCGGCGCGCGCCAGGTGGTGCTGGCCACCGGCGGTGCGGGCAAGGTCTACCTCTACACCACCAACCCCGACAGCGCGACTGGCGACGGCATTGCCGCGGCCTGGCGCGCCGGCTGCCGCGTGGCCAACATGGAGTTCATGCAGTTCCACCCGACCTGCCTGCACCATCCGCATGCCAAGTCCTTCCTGATCAGCGAGGCGCTGCGCGGCGAAGGCGGCCAGTTGGTGCTGCCGGCCTCGGCCGGGGGCACGCGCTTCATGCCCGCGCACGACGCGCGTGCCGAACTGGCGCCGCGCGACATCGTCGCCCGCGCCATCGACTTCGAGATGAAGAAGCACGGCCTGGACTGCGTCTACCTCGACATCTCGCACCAGAGCCCGGCCTTTCTGCACGAGCACTTCCCGACCATCCTGGCACGCTGCGCCGAGCTGGGCATAGACATCACCAAAGAGCCGATCCCCGTGGTGCCCGCCGCGCACTACACCTGCGGCGGCGTGCAAACCGACCTGGACGGCCGCACCGACCTGGCCGGCCTCTACGCCATTGGCGAGACCGCCTGCACCGGCCTGCACGGCGCCAACCGGCTGGCCAGCAACTCGCTGGTCGAATGCATGGTGTTTGCGCGTGCGGCGGCCACTGCCATTGATGCAAGCCCCGCCGCAGCCCCGCCCGCGCAGCACCCCTGGGACGACAGCCAGGTGACCGACGCCGACGAGTCCGTGGTCATCTCCCACAACTGGGACGAGCTGCGCCGCTTCATGTGGGACTACGTGGGCATAGTGCGCACCAACAAGCGGCTGGAGCGCGCCGCGCACCGCATCGCGCTGCTGGCGGCAGAGATCCACGAGTTCTACGCCAACTTCCACGTCAGCCGCGACCTGCTGGAGCTGCGCAACCTGGTGCAGGTGGCCGACCTCATCGTGCGCTCGGCCCAGGCGCGGCATGAGAGCCGTGGCCTGCACTTCAGCCGCGACTATCCCGACACTGCCGCAGCCGCCATGCCCACCGTACTTACTCCCTGA
- the queE gene encoding 7-carboxy-7-deazaguanine synthase, whose protein sequence is MAYSVKEIFYTLQGEGGQAGMPAVFCRFAGCNLWSGREEDRASAICRFCDTDFVGTDGTLGGKFANATALAAQIAAQWPQHDRAHRLVVLTGGEPLLQVDTALVDALHAEGFRIAVESNGTLAAPAGIDWLCISPKAGAPWVQKRGQELKLVWPQPGFDLDALEAGTDFPNRFLQPMDGPDQAANIAHCIATCMQRPAWRLSLQTHKLTGIR, encoded by the coding sequence ATGGCCTACAGCGTCAAGGAAATCTTCTACACCCTGCAAGGCGAAGGCGGCCAGGCGGGCATGCCCGCCGTGTTCTGCCGCTTTGCCGGCTGCAACCTCTGGAGCGGCCGCGAAGAAGACCGTGCCAGCGCCATCTGCCGCTTCTGCGATACCGACTTTGTCGGCACCGACGGCACGCTGGGCGGCAAGTTTGCCAATGCCACAGCACTGGCCGCGCAGATCGCCGCGCAGTGGCCGCAGCACGACCGCGCGCACCGGCTGGTGGTGCTCACCGGCGGCGAGCCGCTGCTGCAGGTCGACACCGCACTGGTCGATGCGCTGCACGCAGAGGGCTTTCGCATTGCCGTGGAAAGCAACGGCACGCTGGCCGCGCCCGCCGGCATCGACTGGCTCTGCATCAGCCCCAAGGCCGGCGCGCCCTGGGTACAAAAGCGCGGCCAGGAGCTGAAGCTGGTCTGGCCGCAACCAGGTTTTGACCTGGACGCGCTGGAGGCCGGCACCGATTTCCCCAACCGCTTCCTGCAACCCATGGACGGCCCCGACCAGGCCGCCAACATCGCCCATTGCATTGCCACCTGCATGCAGCGGCCCGCCTGGCGCCTGAGCCTGCAGACGCACAAGCTCACCGGCATTCGCTAG
- a CDS encoding 6-carboxytetrahydropterin synthase: MQFTVRQRFFFDAAHTLEREIEVEGSRRIHGHTYQAEIAVTGPRDADSGMVIDLGHLRLRIAALRERLDHHLLDEVPGLGKPTLENLCLFIAQALQDLQPPLSQVRVWRASVGDGCTLDL; this comes from the coding sequence ATGCAGTTCACCGTCCGCCAACGCTTTTTCTTTGATGCCGCCCACACGCTGGAGCGCGAGATCGAAGTCGAAGGCAGCCGCCGCATCCACGGCCATACCTACCAGGCAGAGATCGCCGTCACCGGCCCGCGCGATGCCGACAGCGGCATGGTGATTGACCTGGGCCATCTGCGCCTGCGCATAGCAGCGCTGCGCGAGCGGCTGGACCACCATCTGCTGGACGAAGTCCCCGGCCTGGGCAAGCCCACGCTGGAGAACCTGTGCCTGTTCATTGCCCAGGCGCTGCAGGACCTGCAGCCGCCGCTGTCGCAGGTGCGCGTCTGGCGCGCCTCGGTGGGCGATGGCTGTACGCTGGATCTGTAG
- a CDS encoding 5-carboxymethyl-2-hydroxymuconate Delta-isomerase — protein MPHLTVEYSRNLADLPAAQVLRELNEVLTASAEIAQESDLKSRLVVHDSFQVGTAPEARAFVHAQLRLLAGRSPEAKRDLSDRIAGVLRRLVPRPEGLRVALSVEIVDMDRPSYTKEQLAP, from the coding sequence ATGCCCCACCTGACCGTCGAATACAGCCGCAACCTTGCCGACCTGCCTGCCGCCCAGGTGCTGCGCGAACTGAACGAAGTGCTGACCGCCAGCGCCGAGATCGCGCAGGAGTCAGACCTGAAATCGCGCCTGGTGGTGCATGACAGCTTCCAGGTGGGCACCGCACCGGAAGCCCGCGCCTTCGTGCACGCCCAGTTGCGCCTGCTGGCCGGCCGCTCGCCCGAGGCCAAGCGCGACCTGTCGGACCGCATCGCCGGCGTGCTGCGCCGCCTGGTGCCGCGCCCCGAAGGGCTGCGGGTGGCGCTGAGCGTGGAGATCGTGGATATGGACCGCCCCTCGTACACCAAGGAACAGCTGGCGCCTTGA
- a CDS encoding tripartite tricarboxylate transporter substrate-binding protein, with the protein MSLARWLRLPALALGLLLAAGGAQADALLDGPLTLVVGYAPGGSTDRVARLVAERLAPKLGVPVTVENRPGDGGRLAAQQVKRTPANQNVLMLGNPAVMVVAPLLFKDTGYDPDKDFVPVSEVSSYDFALAVGTKLPLDRVMFLISWLWSHPQDAVFGVPATGSLPHFFGLMLGDAVSIRPQINGYKGSAPVVADLADGKLPVAIDTLDSLYPQHLAGKVRILATSGTQRSAFAKGIPTFKESGLKIDASGWNAFFAPSTMPAPKVQVLARAILDVMQDPALQKTITGLYLTPVASTPAETAKMLKDFRQQWEPVVRRSGFVP; encoded by the coding sequence ATGAGCCTTGCCCGCTGGCTGCGCTTGCCTGCGCTTGCGCTGGGCCTGCTGCTGGCCGCCGGCGGCGCGCAGGCCGATGCGCTGCTGGACGGCCCGCTGACCCTGGTCGTCGGCTACGCCCCGGGCGGCAGTACCGACCGTGTCGCCCGCCTGGTGGCAGAGCGCTTGGCGCCCAAGCTGGGCGTGCCGGTGACGGTAGAGAACCGCCCCGGCGACGGCGGCCGGCTGGCCGCGCAGCAGGTCAAGCGCACACCGGCCAACCAGAACGTGCTGATGCTGGGCAACCCGGCGGTGATGGTGGTGGCGCCCCTGCTGTTCAAGGACACGGGCTACGACCCGGACAAGGACTTCGTGCCGGTGTCCGAGGTGTCGAGCTACGACTTTGCGCTGGCGGTGGGCACCAAGCTGCCGCTGGACCGCGTGATGTTCCTGATCAGCTGGCTCTGGTCCCATCCGCAGGATGCCGTGTTCGGCGTGCCCGCCACCGGCAGCCTGCCGCACTTCTTTGGCCTGATGCTGGGCGATGCCGTCAGCATCCGGCCGCAGATCAATGGCTACAAGGGCTCGGCGCCGGTCGTGGCCGACCTGGCCGATGGCAAGCTGCCGGTGGCCATCGACACGCTCGATTCGCTCTACCCGCAGCACCTGGCGGGCAAGGTGCGCATCCTGGCCACATCGGGCACGCAGCGCAGCGCATTTGCCAAGGGCATCCCGACCTTCAAGGAGTCGGGGCTGAAGATAGACGCCAGCGGCTGGAACGCCTTCTTCGCGCCCAGCACCATGCCCGCGCCCAAGGTGCAGGTGCTGGCCCGGGCCATTCTTGACGTCATGCAGGACCCGGCGCTGCAAAAGACCATCACCGGCCTTTACCTGACGCCGGTGGCCAGCACGCCGGCAGAGACGGCCAAGATGCTCAAGGACTTTCGCCAGCAGTGGGAGCCGGTGGTGCGGCGCTCGGGCTTTGTGCCCTGA
- a CDS encoding Bug family tripartite tricarboxylate transporter substrate binding protein: MTKPISRRRLALLGLLLAAGQVSAAALDDTLTLVVGYAPGGTSDRIARLVAEKLRPKLGVSVIVENRTGAGGRIAAQVVKRATANQNVLMLANPAVMVVAPLVFKDAGYDPDKDFVPVSNVGDYQFAVAVSREVPVRELSHLVAWLKANPEKANFGVPASGSLPHFFGLMLGDAVGVKPEIISYRGSALLVGDLVGGQLPVAIDTLDSVYPQHVAGKLRILAMSGTQRASYAKDIPTFKEAGFNIAATGWNAFFAPRSMPAAKVQLLGQAIREVMQDPAMRASFESIQLSPVASTPAETAGMLKAFRAQWQPVVQRSGFEP, from the coding sequence ATGACTAAACCTATTTCCCGGCGGCGCCTTGCGCTGCTGGGCTTGTTGCTGGCCGCCGGCCAGGTATCGGCCGCTGCGCTGGATGACACGCTGACCCTGGTGGTGGGCTACGCGCCCGGCGGCACCAGCGACCGCATTGCGCGCCTGGTGGCCGAGAAGCTGCGCCCCAAGCTGGGCGTGAGCGTGATCGTCGAAAACCGCACCGGTGCCGGCGGCCGCATCGCCGCCCAGGTGGTCAAGCGCGCCACCGCCAACCAGAACGTGCTGATGCTGGCCAACCCGGCGGTGATGGTGGTGGCCCCGCTGGTGTTCAAGGACGCGGGCTACGACCCGGACAAGGACTTTGTGCCCGTGTCCAACGTGGGCGATTACCAGTTCGCCGTGGCGGTGTCGCGCGAGGTGCCGGTGCGCGAGCTGTCGCACCTGGTGGCCTGGCTCAAGGCCAACCCCGAGAAGGCCAACTTCGGCGTGCCGGCCTCGGGCAGCCTGCCGCATTTCTTTGGCCTGATGCTGGGCGATGCCGTGGGCGTCAAGCCCGAGATCATCAGCTACCGCGGCTCGGCGCTGCTGGTGGGCGACCTGGTCGGCGGGCAGTTGCCGGTGGCGATCGACACGCTCGACTCGGTCTACCCGCAGCATGTTGCGGGCAAGCTGCGCATCCTGGCCATGTCGGGCACGCAGCGCGCCAGCTACGCCAAAGACATCCCGACCTTCAAGGAGGCCGGCTTCAACATCGCCGCCACGGGCTGGAACGCCTTCTTCGCGCCGCGCTCCATGCCGGCGGCCAAGGTGCAACTGCTGGGCCAGGCGATCCGCGAGGTGATGCAGGACCCGGCCATGCGCGCCTCTTTCGAGTCCATCCAGCTGAGCCCGGTGGCCAGCACGCCGGCCGAGACGGCCGGCATGCTCAAGGCCTTCCGCGCGCAGTGGCAGCCGGTGGTGCAGCGCTCGGGCTTCGAGCCATGA
- a CDS encoding MarR family transcriptional regulator, with protein sequence MKPLPTASTLLSPQCLEDLLLYQLARTVRVCGSMATRLVEGGFGITRREWGMVASLYGAGEITSSALAERLHLDRVRTSRALQGLVKKGLVERRHGPQDRREVRVQLSDNGRQLYAELFPRIARLNTELLADIAPAQVEVLLQCLQQLEARGQALQQMGHVTDKADRRTGGAQRRRWAEPAV encoded by the coding sequence ATGAAGCCCCTGCCCACCGCCTCCACCCTGCTGTCGCCGCAATGCCTGGAGGACCTGCTGCTCTACCAACTTGCACGCACGGTGCGCGTCTGCGGCAGCATGGCCACGCGCCTAGTCGAGGGCGGCTTTGGCATCACCCGCCGCGAATGGGGCATGGTGGCAAGCCTGTACGGCGCCGGGGAAATCACCTCATCCGCGCTGGCCGAGCGGCTGCACCTGGACCGCGTGCGCACCTCGCGCGCGCTGCAAGGCCTGGTGAAGAAAGGCCTGGTCGAGCGCCGGCATGGCCCGCAGGATAGACGCGAAGTACGGGTGCAGCTAAGCGACAACGGCCGGCAACTGTACGCAGAGCTGTTCCCCCGCATTGCCCGGCTCAATACCGAACTGCTGGCCGACATCGCCCCCGCGCAGGTCGAGGTGCTGCTGCAATGCCTGCAGCAACTCGAAGCACGCGGGCAGGCGCTGCAGCAGATGGGCCACGTCACCGACAAGGCCGACCGGCGCACCGGCGGGGCGCAACGCCGGCGCTGGGCAGAGCCGGCGGTTTAG
- the nadA gene encoding quinolinate synthase NadA: protein MNTPTIDVEYEQPQEDAGAACATRHAWARVPPEPSQAERAALKERIRRLLRERNAVMVSHYYVHPDLQDLAEETGGLVSDSLEMARFGRDHAAQTLVVSGVRFMGETAKILSPEKTVLMPDLDATCSLDLGCPADAFGAFCDAHPDRTVVVYANTSAAVKARADWLVTSSCALEIVGHLKARGEKILWAPDRHLGGYIQRETGADMVFWNGACIVHDEFKAFELEALKRDYPQAKVLVHPESPAEVVALADAVGSTSGILKAARELDADTFIVATDNGMLHKLRTLNPGKTFIEAPTAGNSATCKSCAHCPWMAMNGLADVARVLETGANAVQVDPALIPLARRPIDRMLAFTAALKAQASAGAMVPGIGAA from the coding sequence ATGAACACCCCCACCATCGACGTCGAATACGAGCAGCCGCAGGAAGACGCCGGCGCAGCCTGTGCCACGCGCCACGCCTGGGCGCGCGTGCCGCCCGAGCCCTCGCAGGCCGAGCGCGCGGCGCTGAAGGAGCGCATCCGGCGCCTGCTGCGCGAGCGCAATGCGGTCATGGTGTCGCATTACTACGTGCACCCCGATCTGCAGGACTTGGCCGAGGAAACCGGTGGTTTGGTGAGTGATTCGCTGGAGATGGCGCGTTTTGGCCGCGACCACGCGGCGCAGACCCTGGTCGTCTCGGGCGTGCGCTTCATGGGCGAGACGGCCAAGATCCTGTCGCCCGAGAAGACCGTGCTGATGCCCGATCTGGACGCCACCTGCTCGCTCGACCTGGGCTGCCCGGCTGACGCCTTTGGCGCCTTCTGCGACGCGCACCCGGACCGCACCGTGGTGGTTTACGCCAACACCAGCGCGGCGGTAAAGGCGCGCGCCGACTGGCTGGTGACCTCCAGCTGCGCGCTGGAGATCGTGGGCCACTTGAAGGCGCGCGGCGAGAAGATCCTGTGGGCGCCAGACCGCCACCTGGGCGGCTACATCCAGCGCGAGACCGGCGCCGACATGGTGTTCTGGAACGGCGCCTGCATCGTGCACGACGAGTTCAAGGCCTTCGAGCTGGAAGCGCTCAAGCGCGACTACCCGCAGGCCAAGGTGCTGGTGCACCCCGAGTCGCCGGCTGAAGTGGTGGCGCTGGCTGACGCCGTGGGCTCCACCTCGGGCATCCTGAAGGCTGCGCGCGAGCTGGATGCAGACACCTTCATCGTCGCCACCGACAACGGCATGCTGCACAAGCTGCGCACGCTGAACCCGGGCAAGACCTTCATCGAGGCGCCCACCGCCGGCAACAGCGCCACCTGCAAGAGCTGCGCGCACTGCCCGTGGATGGCCATGAACGGCCTGGCCGACGTGGCGCGCGTACTGGAAACCGGCGCCAACGCGGTGCAGGTGGACCCGGCGCTGATCCCGCTGGCACGCCGGCCGATAGACCGCATGCTGGCGTTTACTGCGGCATTGAAGGCGCAAGCGTCGGCGGGGGCGATGGTGCCGGGCATAGGCGCGGCTTAG
- the nadC gene encoding carboxylating nicotinate-nucleotide diphosphorylase, translating into MTNPFDFSPVRMVELARADAARALQEDVGAGDLTAGLVAANQPARARVLARESAVLCGAPWVEATLRQLDPQARITWHVQEGERCNADQVVLELEGDARALLSAERTALNFLQLLSAVATKTAAYVAAVQGTRAVIVDTRKTLPGLRLAQKYAVRTGGGTNHRIGLFDAVLIKENHIAAAGGVTAALQAAARVAAQARFIEIEVETLAQLDEALAAGARMVLLDNMDPAQLHEAVRRNEAAGERRAVLEISGGVTMDSVRGLAATGVDRISIGALTKDVKAVDFSMRFL; encoded by the coding sequence ATGACAAATCCCTTTGATTTCTCGCCAGTCCGCATGGTGGAACTGGCCCGCGCCGACGCAGCGCGCGCACTGCAGGAAGACGTGGGCGCGGGCGACCTGACCGCCGGCCTGGTAGCGGCCAACCAGCCCGCCCGCGCACGGGTGCTGGCGCGTGAATCGGCCGTGCTGTGCGGCGCGCCCTGGGTCGAGGCCACGCTGCGCCAGTTGGACCCGCAGGCGCGCATCACCTGGCATGTGCAGGAGGGCGAGCGCTGCAACGCCGACCAGGTCGTGCTGGAGCTGGAAGGCGACGCCCGCGCGCTGCTGAGCGCCGAGCGCACCGCGCTCAACTTCCTGCAACTGCTGAGTGCCGTCGCCACCAAGACGGCGGCCTACGTGGCGGCGGTGCAGGGCACGCGCGCCGTGATCGTCGACACGCGCAAGACCTTGCCCGGCCTGCGCCTGGCGCAGAAATACGCGGTGCGCACCGGCGGCGGCACCAACCACCGCATTGGCCTGTTCGACGCCGTGCTGATCAAGGAGAACCACATCGCCGCAGCCGGCGGCGTGACGGCCGCGCTGCAGGCGGCGGCCCGTGTGGCGGCGCAGGCCCGCTTTATCGAGATCGAGGTCGAGACCCTGGCCCAACTGGACGAGGCGCTGGCCGCCGGCGCCCGCATGGTGCTGCTCGACAACATGGACCCGGCGCAACTGCACGAGGCCGTGCGCCGCAACGAGGCCGCGGGCGAGCGCCGCGCGGTGCTGGAGATTTCGGGCGGCGTCACCATGGACAGCGTGCGCGGGTTGGCTGCCACGGGTGTGGATCGCATCTCGATTGGCGCGTTGACCAAAGACGTCAAGGCCGTGGACTTTTCAATGCGGTTTTTGTGA
- the panB gene encoding 3-methyl-2-oxobutanoate hydroxymethyltransferase translates to MVHVSPDSAPPRKALTLPRLREMRGAGEKIAMLTAYDATFAAQADRAGVDCLLVGDSLGMVCQGRADTVGVSLEAMRYHTESVARGLQRVQGRAWLVGDLPFGSYQASREQALHSATVLMQAGAHMVKLEGGGWTADTVRFLTERGIPVCAHLGLTPQTVHALGGYRVQGRGDEGAAQLRRHALELQDAGATLLVLEMVPAALASALTAELDRCPTIGIGAGRGTAGQVLVMHDMLGLHLARAPRFVRNFMQDSPSIAEAMASYVRAVKDGSFPDDSLHAW, encoded by the coding sequence ATGGTGCATGTTTCCCCCGACTCCGCCCCGCCGCGCAAAGCGCTGACCCTGCCCCGCCTGCGCGAGATGCGAGGAGCCGGCGAGAAGATCGCCATGCTCACCGCCTACGACGCCACCTTCGCCGCCCAGGCCGACCGCGCCGGCGTCGACTGCCTGCTGGTAGGCGACTCGCTCGGCATGGTCTGCCAGGGCCGCGCCGACACCGTGGGCGTGAGCCTGGAGGCCATGCGCTACCACACCGAAAGCGTGGCGCGCGGCCTGCAGCGCGTGCAGGGCCGCGCCTGGCTGGTGGGCGACCTGCCCTTTGGCAGCTACCAGGCCTCGCGCGAGCAGGCGCTGCACAGCGCCACCGTGCTGATGCAGGCCGGCGCCCACATGGTCAAGCTCGAAGGCGGCGGCTGGACGGCCGACACCGTGCGCTTCCTGACCGAGCGCGGCATCCCGGTCTGCGCCCACCTGGGCCTGACGCCGCAGACGGTGCACGCCCTGGGCGGCTACCGCGTGCAGGGCCGTGGCGACGAAGGCGCGGCACAACTGCGCCGCCATGCGCTGGAGCTGCAAGACGCCGGCGCCACCCTGCTGGTGCTGGAGATGGTGCCCGCCGCGCTGGCCAGCGCCCTCACCGCCGAGCTGGACCGCTGCCCCACCATCGGCATAGGCGCCGGCCGTGGCACCGCCGGCCAGGTACTGGTGATGCACGACATGCTCGGCCTGCACCTGGCGCGCGCGCCGCGCTTTGTGCGCAACTTCATGCAAGATAGCCCCAGCATTGCCGAGGCCATGGCCTCTTACGTACGCGCCGTGAAGGACGGCAGCTTTCCCGACGACAGCCTGCACGCCTGGTAG
- the panC gene encoding pantoate--beta-alanine ligase has product MHIARTIDDLRAYLAPYRQATAFVPTMGNLHDGHIALVRQAHSHGEAVVASIFVNRLQFLPHEDFDTYPRTWESDCDKLRAAGCNVLFAPDERALYPEPQACKVHPDPALADILEGHFRPGFFTGVCTVVAKLLNCVQPRTALFGKKDYQQVMVVQHMVRQLALPVHILACETTRAEDGLALSSRNGYLSAEQRAQAVQLSHTLQGMAKALRSGQADIAQLEQDALQQLSSRGWQPDYLTVRRRGDLQAPAPGDALVVLGAARLGSTRLIDNLEVEAH; this is encoded by the coding sequence ATGCACATCGCCCGCACCATCGACGACCTGCGCGCCTACCTGGCGCCCTACCGCCAGGCCACCGCCTTCGTGCCCACCATGGGCAACCTGCACGACGGCCATATTGCGCTGGTGCGCCAGGCCCACTCCCATGGCGAAGCCGTGGTGGCCAGCATCTTCGTCAACCGGCTGCAGTTCCTGCCGCACGAAGACTTCGACACCTACCCCCGCACCTGGGAGAGCGACTGCGACAAGCTGCGCGCGGCCGGCTGCAACGTGCTTTTCGCCCCGGACGAGCGCGCGCTCTACCCCGAGCCCCAGGCCTGCAAGGTGCATCCCGACCCGGCGCTGGCCGACATTCTGGAGGGGCACTTTCGGCCCGGCTTCTTCACCGGCGTCTGCACCGTGGTCGCCAAGCTGCTGAACTGCGTGCAGCCGCGCACCGCCCTGTTCGGCAAGAAGGACTACCAGCAGGTGATGGTGGTGCAGCACATGGTGCGCCAACTGGCGCTGCCGGTGCACATCCTGGCCTGCGAAACCACGCGTGCCGAAGACGGCCTGGCCCTGTCCTCGCGCAACGGCTACCTGAGCGCCGAGCAGCGCGCCCAGGCGGTGCAGCTCTCGCACACGCTGCAGGGCATGGCCAAGGCGCTGCGCAGCGGCCAGGCCGACATCGCCCAGTTGGAGCAAGACGCGCTGCAGCAACTCAGCAGCCGCGGCTGGCAGCCCGACTACCTCACGGTGCGCCGCCGCGGCGACCTGCAGGCGCCCGCCCCGGGCGACGCGCTGGTGGTGCTGGGCGCGGCCCGGCTGGGCAGCACGCGGCTGATCGACAACCTGGAAGTCGAAGCGCACTAA
- a CDS encoding dihydrodipicolinate synthase family protein: MKTTPVTPADLQSSVLAVPPLARHADLSLNVEGNRAMVRHLEDGGVRTLMYGGNANFYNIGVREYPAVLDLLEQIAGADSWVIPSIGPEYGKACDQIDILRERAFPTAMLLPLLFPSTNNGLATGFRKLAERYGKPLILYIKSDGYLTVDTVAALMNDGLVSAVKYGTVRENPAQDPFLRELLQKVDASRVISGIGENPAIIHLRDFGLQAFTSGSVCVAPRGSMKLLQLLKDKNYAEAEKVRAAYMPLEAARDGISPIRVLHEAVTLAGIADMGPMLPMLSNIDPADHARVGEAARALLAHDRALA; this comes from the coding sequence ATGAAAACGACGCCCGTCACCCCCGCCGACCTCCAGTCCTCCGTGCTGGCCGTACCACCCCTGGCGCGCCATGCCGACCTGAGCCTGAACGTGGAAGGCAACCGCGCCATGGTCCGCCACCTGGAAGACGGCGGCGTGCGCACGCTGATGTACGGCGGCAACGCCAACTTCTACAACATCGGCGTGCGCGAATACCCCGCGGTGCTGGACCTGCTGGAGCAGATCGCCGGCGCCGACAGCTGGGTGATCCCCTCCATCGGCCCCGAGTACGGCAAGGCCTGCGACCAGATCGACATCCTGCGCGAGCGTGCCTTCCCCACGGCCATGCTGCTGCCGCTGCTGTTCCCCTCCACCAACAACGGCCTGGCCACGGGCTTTCGCAAGCTGGCCGAGCGCTATGGCAAGCCGCTGATCCTCTACATCAAGTCCGACGGCTACCTCACGGTCGACACGGTCGCGGCGCTCATGAACGATGGCCTGGTCAGCGCGGTGAAGTACGGCACGGTGCGCGAGAACCCCGCGCAAGACCCCTTCCTGCGTGAACTGCTGCAGAAGGTGGACGCGAGCCGCGTCATCAGCGGCATTGGCGAGAACCCGGCCATCATCCATCTGCGCGACTTCGGCCTGCAGGCCTTTACCTCCGGCTCGGTCTGCGTAGCGCCGCGCGGCTCCATGAAGCTGCTGCAGCTGCTCAAGGACAAGAACTACGCAGAGGCAGAGAAGGTGCGCGCCGCCTACATGCCGCTGGAGGCCGCGCGCGACGGCATCAGCCCGATCCGCGTGCTGCACGAGGCGGTGACGCTGGCCGGCATCGCCGACATGGGCCCGATGCTGCCCATGCTCTCCAACATCGACCCGGCAGACCACGCCCGCGTGGGCGAGGCCGCACGCGCGCTGCTGGCGCACGACCGCGCCCTGGCCTGA